CGGGAGAGGACCGCAGTGGCTGATCTCAAACGGTCCCAGACACGTCTCAACACTGAGAATTCAGAGGTCTTATTCCTACTGTTTTGAAATTGTGTCATCTGTAAGAATTTATGTTTAGTTCTAATAAAAAGTCTTTTTTTTCACAACGCGCGCCTGCAATATTTATTTAGTATACATCAACATGGCAACGTTCTCGAGCGAGACGTCCGGAGTAGTATATTTAATCAGTTGGACCTCGTAGTCTCTGTTCGTCAGATTCTCACAGATCCACTGCTTCCTCCCCTCGTCAATTACCCGTCTGGCCATCAGGCCCAGCCGCTCGCGTCTACCGAGAGGCAGGTTTGTGAAGTGGCCCCCAACGTCATCGTCGCTGAGACCCTCTCTCCTACCGCTCGTAGCCCAAGAACACATCTTACGTAgactgttgaagaaatcgcgGTACGACAGGCCGGACTCTCCGCGGAGCAGAGACTCCACAAACGGCCGGTTCACGTACTGGTCCGGGTCACAAACGTGTCGGCAGCACATAGCGATGCAAACGCCCTTCAGGCCGCCGTCCCGATTCAGACGTTCGCTGTTGGCAATGCACCGCAACGTGAGATCGGTGGCGACCCCACACAGATGCTTCGAGACCGCGACGAAATCGCGATCGGCTTCCAGCAGCGGGTCCAGCTTGAGATCCCTGATGTCGATTTTGCAGCGGCGCGTGATCGCGGCGTCTGCGGGGCCCCCGCgcagcttctcgaagtcCTCCCTGAACTTGCTGTCGAATTTCATACGGTTCGACGCGCGGTCGATCAGCGTGAATGTAGGCGGGGCCCCCGCGTGCTGCTGCAGCGCCACCTGGTTGATGTAACGGGAGAGCTCAGCGCGCCCGCAGCCGAACTCGATGAACCGCGTGTCCTGCAGCAGTTTGCGATCGAGCATGTGCTGGATCAGAGACGACTGTTGCAGCGCGTGTTTCCGGTTCGAAGCCAGCTCAGCGCAGCGATGCGACTCCATGTACTCGTTCGACTTGCATTGCAACGGCAAATCCGAGAATCCCTCAGCGTAGATTCGCTCCAGAACTGGAATACTTTGTATTACGAGCTCGTTAGGGTGCGGCGGGTCGCCGCACCCTGTCTCGCCTGCTCGCAAGAGATTGCAGTCCCGCACATAAAACGGCTCGTTATCGTTCGCATGCAGTAGCTTCAGCTTATTGCACTTTTTCACGTGACGCCCGAGATTCGAAGCCCAAACCGTATGATTTGGGTCCAACGGACAGGGAACTCGACGCTTTTCGCCCTGCGTGCCATTGCTCACGTCAAGATGCTCCAAGCAGTAAGAAGAGCCGGACTTGGTGGTCATGCCACAGTACCGTCTCTTTTGGCTCATATAGAAGCCACATTTACTTGCGCCGGGCATGCTAGACCTCTATCTGCGTTTCGCAATTTGTCCCTGTCTTGTGCTAATCAACGCCAGctctgctgaaatttcGTCACTGTCGATCCGCCTCGCTCTGCACGACGCTGCTCGCATTGATCGACCAAACCCCGAATAAAACAGCGTCTCCGCTGCGGAGGCACGCAGCGAAACCGGAGATGCGCACCGCAGCGTGACCGCTGCATGAGGGGCCGGCTTATCGCTGATTGTCGCCGACGCGCGCCTCCCAGCCGCGATATATAACGGCTATGGGGCAGCAGCTAAAGCTTATCTAGCGTTGCGGTAAACTCCCTTGCTCTACAGAACAACCAAGAACACAGAGATGCCACATCCTGTAGAAACTGATACGATCAAGATCGCCGTCCTGGGCGCCGCTGGCGGAATCGGCCAGTCGCTatcgctgctgctcaagaCTCAATTGACCGCTTTTAGCAACCGCCGTCACGTGCACCTAGCACTTTACGACGTGAACGCCGACGGAGTCCGCGGCGTTGCCGCGGACCTTTCGCACGTCGACACCCCCATCACCCTGAGCAGCCACTCGCCCGCGGACTCCGCGGATGCGTTGCGGGACTGTCTCATTAACGCCGCGCTTGTGCTGATCCCCGCGGGTGTACCCCGCAAGCCGGGCATGACGCGCGAGGATCTGTTTGCGATCAACGCCAAGATCGTTGGCCAGCTCGGCGGCGCGATCGCCCAGCACTGCGACCTGTCGCGCGTGTTTGTGCTGGTAATCTCCAACCCCGTAAACTCGCTCGTGCCTGTGATGGTCGAGACGCTGTATGCGAGCGCCCCCGCGGCTAGCGCCGGCGTCGAGCGCCGGGTGTTTGGGATCACGCACCTCGACCTGGTGCGCGCTTCGACCTTCCTGCACGAACAGACCATCACGTCGAATCTCACGGAACGCTCCGACATAATGCCCTACGTGCCCGTGATCGGCGGTCATTCCGGCGACACCATCGTACCGCTGTTCTCGCTGGCTAGCGAGCAGCACCACATaccgcagcagcagctggagTCGCTGGTGCACCGCGTGCAGTACGGCGGTGACGAGATAGTGAAGGCCAAGAACGGCCAGGGCTCCGCCACGCTGTCGATGGCGCACGCCGCGTTCCAggtggtcaagaacttcgttctgctgctgacgGGCGCCGCCGACACCCTCAGCGGCATATTCTACGTGTCGCTTCTCGACCGCGCCGGACAACCGGTGTGTCCGGGCGCTGGGAAACTGCTCGCCCTGATCGACGGCTGCACCTACTTTGCGGCCCCCGTGACCGCGACGCGCGCACAGGGCGTCGTAGACGTGGACTACGGCATTCTGGCAAAGATCTCCGCGTACGAGCGCGAGAAGCTGCTGCCCCTTTGTCTCCCCAAGCTGAAGGCCGGTATCGAGGCAGGCCGGAAGGCGGGCACCACCGTCTAGTTGCACTTGCCTCGCTTTGCGCCACTTGTTTGCTCCCTTTTGATCTATAGTATTCCGTCGCCGTATTTAAGCCCTATTTGCATGCGCTGCGCGGTGCGCAGCTCGCTCTAACACTGTATCCCTCGTTTTTAACCAAGTAACAAGAATGAGTAGTGACCCTCCACCATATCAGAACTACGAGTCACTGGATCATGCAGCGCAAGGTCCGGTCACTGTAGACCCAAACGTCCGGCGCCACGAGCTGCCTGACGACTTCAAGTACTCGACGACGATCATCTCGTGCGAGTTCCCCGTTCGCCAGCGGTTCATGGCCAGGGTCTACTCGATCCTATCGGCGCAACTGCTGCTCACGCTGGCGTTCTGCTACGCTGCGACCACCTCTGGCCGCTTGCAGCTGTTTCTGCTCCGGCACACAGCGCTGTACGTGGTCGCGGTGATCGCGGCGCTAGTGTCGTGCGTCTGGCTGGCGCTCGCGCCCCGGGCCGAGGACTACGAGACCGAGCCGGCGGACCCACTGCTTGGGCGGCGCGCCGCCGCGGTTCCTTGGTACTGCCTCGGCAGGCGGGGCCAGTGGACGCTGCTAGCGGTGTTTACTGTTGCGGAGAGCTACTGTCTGGGCGGCAGTGTGATGTTCGAGTCGCGGCAGATCGTGCTGAACGCGCTGCTGGTGACCGCGGTAGTGGTAGTCGGGGTGTCACTGATGGCGTTCTCCGGCAGGTTCCAGATCGCGCTGGAGTCTGCAGCGTCGATCTACTACTGGCTGAACCTGgcgctgctgttgctgatCGGGATCGGACTGTCGGCGCTGCTGTTCGGCGGGATGGGCAGCTGGCTGAACTACGTGTACGGTTGGGTCGGGGCAGTGGTGTTCTCGGTGTACTTGTTTGTGGACACTCAGTTGATCTTCCGCAAGATGTATGTTGGGGAGGAGATACGGTGCGCGATGATGTTGTATCTGGACATCATCAATCTGTTTCTGTCGATCTTAAGGATCTTGTCGAGCCAGAATAACGATGATTAGTGGTTTTTTATAAGTACTGCATACATAGTGATAACATACGTACTAAAGTACTATGGGAGCGTTGTAGTGTACCGGGATTAGATGTAACCAATTCTGTTGGCAATGTCCAAAGCATCGTGGTCTGGGGTCAATCTGACGTAGGCCTTCTTGGTGCCGTTGGGTCTGATCAAGGTGTTGACGGACTGCACGTCGATCTCGTATAGCTCCTTGACGGCCTTCTTGATTTGGTACTTGTTGGCCTTCATGTGGACTTGGAACACCAAGGTGTTGCCGTCTTCGACCTTCTTCATAGCGG
The sequence above is drawn from the Torulaspora globosa chromosome 5, complete sequence genome and encodes:
- the BXI1 gene encoding Bxi1p (ancestral locus Anc_3.44), whose product is MSSDPPPYQNYESLDHAAQGPVTVDPNVRRHELPDDFKYSTTIISCEFPVRQRFMARVYSILSAQLLLTLAFCYAATTSGRLQLFLLRHTALYVVAVIAALVSCVWLALAPRAEDYETEPADPLLGRRAAAVPWYCLGRRGQWTLLAVFTVAESYCLGGSVMFESRQIVLNALLVTAVVVVGVSLMAFSGRFQIALESAASIYYWLNLALLLLIGIGLSALLFGGMGSWLNYVYGWVGAVVFSVYLFVDTQLIFRKMYVGEEIRCAMMLYLDIINLFLSILRILSSQNNDD
- the RPL25 gene encoding 60S ribosomal protein uL23 (ancestral locus Anc_3.43) yields the protein MAPSAKATAAKKAVVKGTNGKKALKVRTSATFRLPKTLKLARAPKYASKAVPHHIRLDSYKIIEQPITSETAMKKVEDGNTLVFQVHMKANKYQIKKAVKELYEIDVQSVNTLIRPNGTKKAYVRLTPDHDALDIANRIGYI
- the TRM13 gene encoding tRNA:m4X modification enzyme (ancestral locus Anc_3.46): MPGASKCGFYMSQKRRYCGMTTKSGSSYCLEHLDVSNGTQGEKRRVPCPLDPNHTVWASNLGRHVKKCNKLKLLHANDNEPFYVRDCNLLRAGETGCGDPPHPNELVIQSIPVLERIYAEGFSDLPLQCKSNEYMESHRCAELASNRKHALQQSSLIQHMLDRKLLQDTRFIEFGCGRAELSRYINQVALQQHAGAPPTFTLIDRASNRMKFDSKFREDFEKLRGGPADAAITRRCKIDIRDLKLDPLLEADRDFVAVSKHLCGVATDLTLRCIANSERLNRDGGLKGVCIAMCCRHVCDPDQYVNRPFVESLLRGESGLSYRDFFNSLRKMCSWATSGRREGLSDDDVGGHFTNLPLGRRERLGLMARRVIDEGRKQWICENLTNRDYEVQLIKYTTPDVSLENVAMLMYTK
- the MDH2 gene encoding malate dehydrogenase MDH2 (ancestral locus Anc_3.45), with product MPHPVETDTIKIAVLGAAGGIGQSLSLLLKTQLTAFSNRRHVHLALYDVNADGVRGVAADLSHVDTPITLSSHSPADSADALRDCLINAALVLIPAGVPRKPGMTREDLFAINAKIVGQLGGAIAQHCDLSRVFVLVISNPVNSLVPVMVETLYASAPAASAGVERRVFGITHLDLVRASTFLHEQTITSNLTERSDIMPYVPVIGGHSGDTIVPLFSLASEQHHIPQQQLESLVHRVQYGGDEIVKAKNGQGSATLSMAHAAFQVVKNFVLLLTGAADTLSGIFYVSLLDRAGQPVCPGAGKLLALIDGCTYFAAPVTATRAQGVVDVDYGILAKISAYEREKLLPLCLPKLKAGIEAGRKAGTTV